The Agromyces sp. G08B096 DNA window GGCTGAGCCGAACCGGCGTCGCAGCGGATCCCCCGACGCGTTCGCTGATCTCCGCCGAGACGACCTCGTCGAGCTCGACCTCCTCCGCGTCCCCGGCCCCCTCGATGGCCGCGAGCACGCGGTGCTTCGCGTCGATCGAGAGCCCGGGCCACCAGCGCTCGACACCGTTGCCATGGGTCGCCTGCTCGGTCATCGACCACCTCCGCCTCGGCCGCGGTCCGCGGCATCCGTCTCCTTCCGTCGTATCAGCCGCTCCGACCGTCGACAACCCCCTCGCCCTCGGCGACCGGGTCTGCCTACCGTGGCGGCGGGCGCGAACCCGGCGCCCCCAACGGAAGGAATCGATCATGAGCACCACCGTGACCGCGGACATCGTCGTCGACGTGCCCGTGTCCGTCGCCTACGACCAGTGGACGCAGTTCGAGTCGTTCCCGCACTTCATGCACGGCGTCGAGGAGGTGCGCCAGGAGGGCGACACCATGACGCACTGGGTCGTCTCGATCGGCGGAGTCCGCCGCGAGTTCGACGCGGAGATCACCGACCAGGTGGCCGACGATCACGTCGCCTGGCGCAGCATCGACGAGATCACCCATCGCGGCCGCGTCGCGTTCCGCCCCGAAGGGCCCGAGCGCACCCGCGTCGACCTCGAGCTCGAATGGGAGCCCGAGAGCCTGACGGAGAAGGCGGGCGCCGCCCTGCAGCTCGACGACCTCCAGGTGCGCCGCGACCTCGACCGCTTCAAGGAGTTCATCGAGGACCGCGGCGGTGCGACCGGCGCCTGGCGCGGCGAGGTCCACGGCGGAGTCGAGACGCGCGGCGACGAGACGGGCGGAACGAGCCGGGTGACTGGTGCGGTGCCGCCGACGAGCGACGGCGCGCTCGGCCAGGACCCCGACCTGCGGGCGTAGCACCGGCCGCCGGGGCATCCGCCCTGCGACGAGACGACCCCCGCCCGGCAACGCCGGCGGGGGTCGTTCGGTTGCGCGTCCGAGGGGCCTTCGCGTCGCCCTAGGCGAGCTGCGGGTCGGCCTCGGCGAGCGGCTGGGTCGCGATCGAGATCGCGCCCGTGTCGAGGTTCTCGGGAACGAGCTGGATGCCGCCGGTCGAGTTGGCGGACTTCATGAGATCCTCGATCCACTGCCGGCTGAGGTCGGGCCGCTCGGGCTCGTCGAACACGAACCGCAGCGGGATCGACGGGTGCAGCCAGAGCGTGCTCCGCCCGCGGGGCTGATCGTCGGCGTGCTGCCACGAGAGCGTGAAGCTCTCGCCGCGCCGCAGCTTCGTGACGATCGCGACCTTCAGGTGGGCGAGCGCGCGGTCCTCGATGCCGATCGGGGTACCGGAGTCCCCGTAGTAGAGGGTTCCCATGCCGAGAGGATACGCCGAACGGGGCCCCGCCGTCAGTCGTTCCGGCGTCGTCCCGACACGGTTCGCGCGTCGTCCCGGCACGGTCCCGGCGTCGCCCCGACACGAAGGGTCCCGGCGTCGTCCCGACACGAAGGAGCGGGCGCCCGATGGACGCCCGCTCCTGCAGTGAGGTCGTAGTCGGCTACACCGACGTGCGGTTGCCTCCGATGTACCGCACGAGGAACACGATGACCGCGATGACCGCGAGCGCGATCCCGACCCAGATCAAGAAGTTCAGGGTCGGCACCACCCCACCGGTGATCAGCAGCACGACGGCGGCGATGGCGATGATGGCGACGAGGATGTTCATGTCATTCTCCTTCACGGGTTCCGTCGCGTCGGGAACGCGGCGGTGCCGGCGGTGAAGCCGGGTCAGGGGGCGCCGGGAGCGCCCCAGTGCCTCGAAGCTACGCGCCCTCCGGTCGACGGGGCGAGGGGTTGACCGGCCGGAGATCGCGGTGGTAGCCGTGCGAGTGCGCGCTCTCATGCGCGTCGGGACGCGGATGCCCACACATTCTCCCGAGGCACGTTCCGAGACCCGCTCTGGGTCCGGCCCTCCGACCTGTCAACCCCTCTCGTGGGCTCCCCGCGCACGCGTAGCGTGGCCGCACGACCGAAGGAACGACCGAGGAAGGGGGCATCGACGATGCACGACGACCACCTCGTCGACCCGACGACGAAGCACACCACCGACCGGTTCCCGCGCCAGGAGCAGACGCCGCCGGGGCGCACCGAGGACATGCACCCGCTGCCCGACCACGGCGAGCAGAGCTACCACGGCAGCGGCCGGCTCACGGGGCGCCGGGCCCTCATCACCGGCGGCGACTCGGGTATCGGCCGTGCCGTCGCGATCGCGTTCGCGCGGGAGGGCGCCGACGTCGCCATCGCGTACCTGCCGGAGGAGCAGGAGGACGCGGAGGAGACCGGCCGCTGGATCGAGGACGCGGGGCGGGTACCGCTGCTGATGCCCGGCGACCTGCAGGACGAGGCCTTCTGCCAATCGCTCGTGGAGCGCACCGAATCGGCGCTCGGCGGCCTCGACCTCCTCGTGCTGAACGCTGCGCACCAGCGCAACCGCGGCGGCATCGACGAGATCCCGACCGACGACTTCGAGAAGGTCATGCGGGTGAACCTGTTCGCCCCGGTCTTCCTCACCCGCGCCGCCGTGCCTCGCCTCAGCGCGGGCTCGTCGATCATCACGACGACGTCGATCCAGGGCTTCGACCCCTCGTCGGCGCTCGTCGACTACGCGATGACCAAGGCGGCGCTCGTCGCGTTCACGAAGGCGCTCGCCGAAGAGCTCGGGCCGCGAGGCATCCGCGTGAACGCCGTCGCGCCTGGCCCGATCTGGACCCCGCTCATCCCCGCGACCGGGTGGCCCGACAAGGTGCCCGAGTTCGGCCAGAACACCCCGCTCGGCCGTGCAGGCCAGCCCGCGGAACTCGCGGGCGCGTACGTGTACCTCGCCTCGGAGGAGGCATCGTACGTGTCGGGAGCGATCCTGCCGGTCACCGGCGGCAAGCCGCTGTAGGCGGGCTGCTCCCGCCGACACGCGGCCGGCAGATGTCGCCGGCCGCACGGACCACGAAGAGAAGGAGGATGCCATGCCGGGACGCAGGAACGCGTCGCTGAAGGACCCCGAGCTCTACGAGGAGCTGCGTGAGGACGGCGCATCGAAGGAGAAGGCGGCCCGCATCTCGAACGCGGCCGCGAACCGGGGGCGCAGCGCCGTCGGCCGCAAGGGCGGCAAGAGCGGCGACTACGACGACTGGACGGTGCCGCAGCTGAAGAAGCGCGCGAAGGAACTCGGGCTGCACGGCTACAGCGACAAGCGCAAGGGCGAGCTCATCGACGCCCTGCGCAACCACTGACGGTCGCCGGATGCCCCGCCTCAGGCGTGTCGAGCCGTACGCGTCGCCCGGCTGGCGACGCATCCGCCGCGGGTCGGGGTTCGCGTACGTGCACGCCGACGGGTCGACCGCCGATCGCGCCGAGCGCGCGCGCATCGCCGAGCTCGCCGTGCCGCCAGCCTGGCAGGACGTGTGGATCGCGGATGTCCCGAATGCGCACATCCTCGCCGTCGGGCAGGACGCGGCGGGTCGGCGCCAGTATCTGTACCACCCCGCATGGCGGGAACGGCAGGACGCCGCGAAGTTCCAACGGATGACGGAGCTGGTGCGGGCCCTGCCCGGCGCACGCCGGCTCGTCCTCCGAGACCTCTCCCTCGACGAACTGCCACGCGACCGCGTGCTCGCGGCCGCGTTCCGCACGCTCGACCTGGGCGGCATCCGCGTGGGGTCGGAGGAGTACCTCGCGACCGCCCGCAGCCGCGGCCTCACCACGTTGCTGGTGCGGAACGCGGCGGTCGATCCCACGACCCCGGCGGTGCGGCTGCGCTTCCGGGCGAAGGGCGGGATCGCGCAAGACCTGCTCATCCCCGATGCGCCGCTCGCGACCTTCGTCGAGCAGACCTCTGAGCGCGCGGCATCCGCCCGCCTCTACGCCTGGCGCGACGGGCGTCGCTACCGCGCCCTCACCGCCTCCGACGTGAACGACGACATCCGCGCGCGCACGGGAGGCGACTTCACCGCGAAGGACTTCCGGACGCTCCGTGGCACGCTCGTCGCAGCGACCCGTCTCGCGGAGCTGGGCCCGGAGTCCACCGCGCGCGCCAGGGCCGCCGCGATGCGGGAGGCGGTGGTCGCGGCATCGCAGGCGCTCGGCAATACGCCGACCATCGCGAAGGCCAGCTACATCGACCCGCGGGTGCTCCGGGCGTACGAGTCGGGGCTCGTCATCGTGCGCGGCGGCGACGCCGAACGCGCCCTGCTCGATCTCGTCGAGCAGGGCGCGCAGGCCTAGGTCGGGCGGGCGTCAGGCGACGCGCTGGGTGGCGGTCGAGGTGACCGGCTCCAGGTCGAGGTGCTCTTCGACGAGCTGAATGCCGCCGGTCGAGTTGGCCGACCGCATGAGTTCCTCGATCCACTCGCGGCTGAGTTCGGGCGTCTCGGGTGCGTCGAACACGAAACGGAGCGGGATGCTCTGGTGCACCCACAGCGTGCTTCGTCCGCGTGGCTGGTCGTCGCCGTGCTGCCACGAGAGCGTGAAGCTCTCGCCTCGGCGCAACTTGGTCACGACCGCCACCTTGAGGTGGGCGAGCGCGCGGTCCTCGATTCCGATCGGGGTCCCGGAGTCGCCGTAATAGAGAGTTCCCATGGGGCGAAGCGTACCCTCGAACGGGGCGTGTCGTCTGGCCCCCGTTTCGCACCCTTGACAGTGAACGTCGCGGCACGCTAGGCGGATGCCTCGCGCACGACCTCCTCGGGCGTCTTGTCGGGTCGGAGGCCCCGCCACCGTGGGTGCCTCGCGATGCCCTGCTTCGTCCACTCGCCGAACTCGATCTCGCCGACGAGCACGGGCTCGAGCCAGACGGCGTCGGGGACGTCGGCCTTCGGCACCTCCACGAACGGCGAGGTGTCGCGCTCCAGCGGGGCGAACGTCTCGAGCAGTCGGGAGAGCTCGGCCTGGCTGAATCCCGACCCGACGCGCCCTGCGTACTCCAGCCCGCCCTCGCCCGGGATGCCGATGAGCAGCGACCGCAGCCGCTCCGTGGTCCGCCCGTCGCCGCGCCGGTAGCCGCCGATGACGACCTCCTGCGTGCTCGTGAGCTTCAGCTTCACCCAGTCGTCGCTGCGGGTGCCCGGCCGGTACGGCGAACCGAGGCGTTTGGCGACGATCCCCTCGTAGCCGCGGCGGCGGCTCTCCTCGAGCGCCTCCTCGGGGGTGCCCTCGGCGGCGGGGGGCACCTCGACCGGCTCGTCGGTGCCCGGGCGCAGCAGTCGCTCGAGCCGTCGGCGCCGCTGCTCGTACGGCTCGTCGACCGTGGGCGTGCCCGCGATCTCCAGCACGTCGAAGAGCAGCAGCCGCACCGGCACGGATGCCGCGAGCTCGGCGATCTCGCGCCGGCCGGTGACGTTCATCCGAGGCTGCATCCGCCCGAAGTCCGGCCGCCCGTGCTCGTCGAGCGCCACGATCTCGCCGTCGACGAGGGCGTCCGCGCGGAGCGCGCGCGAGACACCGGCGAGCTCGGGGTACCTGGCCGTCTCGTCGCGGCCGCTCCGGCTGGTGAGGGTCACGGTGTCGCCGTCGGTGCGCGCCAGCACGCGGATGCCGTCCCACTTCCACTCCAGCGCCCAGTCGCCCCGGCCGAGGCGGCCGACGGAGCCGAGCGTGGCGAGCATGGGGCGCGGGACGGGCGTCGGGGCGGAGGCATCCGGGGCGGTCCCCGCGACGGCGCGCTTCGCCCGTGCGCGCGTTGACATCGGGGCGGAGGCATCCCGACCGCCCCCCGCGGGGCCCGCGTGCTGCTCCTTCATGCGGTGCAGCAGCCACTGCGACTTCTCGCCCTCGCCGGACGTGCGGATCAACGCCAGCCGGACCGTGCCGAGCGGGCCGCCGGGCCGACCCGAAACCGTGAAGATCACCTCGTCGTCGCGCCACTTCTCGGCCTCGTAGGTGCCCGTGTCCCAGACGGTCATGCTGCCGACGCCGTACTGGCCAGCCGGGATCGTGCCCTCGAACGTGAGGTACTCCAGCGGATGATCCTCGGTCTGGACCGCGAGGTGGTTCGTGCCGGTGCCCTCGGGCACGCCCTTCGGAACCGCCCAGCTCTTCAGCACCCCGTCGCGTTCGAGCCGGAGATCGAAATGCAGGCGGCGCGCGTGATGCTCGTCGATCACGAACCGCGGATGCCCCTCCCCCGGCGCACCCCACGGCGAGGCCGGCATCGGCTCGGGTGTCGCGGCCGCGTCGCGCATCGACAGGTACGTGCTGAGCGGGCCGTCGGCGATCGCGGCGGCCCCGCCGCCCCCGCCGCGCGCGGCACCCCCACCGAGCGCCGCAGCCGGGTCGGTGCCGGCGGCGACCCGGTCGAGCACCTCGTGGTACTCGAGATGCCGCAGCCCGGGGTCCTCGAGCTCCTCCCAGGTGCGCGGGGCCGCCACCGTCGGCCGCAGCCTGCCGCGCAGCGAGTACGGGGCGATCGTCGTCTTCGCCGCGTTGTTCTGACTCCAGTCGATGAGCACGCGCCCGGTGCGCAGCGCCTTCTTCATGCTCGACACGATGAGGTCGGGGTGATCGGCCTCCAGCGCCCGGGCCAGCTCGTGCGCGACCTCCGACACCTGCGCCGAGGTCTGCGAGCCGTCGAGGGCGGCGTACAGGTGCAGGCCCTTGCTGCCGCTCGTGACGGGCACGGTCTCGAGCCCCATTCCGGCCACGATGTCGCGGACGAGGCGGGCGACCTCCGCGCACTCGGCGAGCCCCATGCCCTCACCAGGGTCGAGGTCGAACACCAGCCGGTCGGGGTTGCCCGGCGACCCATCTGGCCGGAAGCGCCACTGCGGCACGTGCACCTCGAGCGCGGCCTGCTGCGCAAACCAGACGAGCGCGGCCCGCGAGTCGGCAATCGGATAGTCCTTCGGGCCGTCACTGTGCTGGATCACCCCGCGCCTCATCCACTCGGGCGCGTGCTCGGCGAGGTTCTTCTCGAAGAACACCTGGCCCGGGGCATCCGCTGTGCCGACGCCGTGGACCCACCGCTTCCTCGTCACCGGCCGCCCGGCCACCAGCGGCAGCATCACCGGGGCGATCTCCGCGTAGTAGCCGATCACCTCGCCCTTGGTCGTGCCCGTCTCCGGGTACATGACCTTGTCGAGGTTCGTGAGCCGCAGCCGCCGGCCGTCGACCTCGACGAGTCGGCGCTCCCCCTCGGCCTGTGCCATCCCCCCATCCTGCTCCACCTCGGGGCGATGTCGCGCAAACCGCGCGCATTCGGGCCGGATGACGACGGGTTGCGCAACCTCGCGCGCCGCGCCAGGGGGTGGTGGCGGCACGGGGGCGGGGTGTGTACTGGGGTGATGCGAGCCGTCTGGAAAGGGGCGGTCACATTCGGCCTCGTGAATGTGCCCGTCAAGCTGTACAGCGCCACCGAGGATCACGACGTGTCCCTGCACCAGGTGCACGCCGAGGACGGCGGACGGATCCGCTATCAGCGGGTGTGCGAGATCGACGGCGAGGTCGTGCCGTACCAGGACATCGACAAGGCGTACGACGACGGCGAACGCACCGTCATCATCACCGACGAAGACCTGAAGGCGCTGCCCGCCGAACGCAGTCGCGAGATCGAGGTCGTCGAGTTCGTGCCCACCGAGCAGATCGACCCGATCATGTTCGACAAGAGCTACTACCTCGAACCCGACTCCGCCTCGTCGAAGGCGTACGTGCTGCTGCGCAAGACGCTCGAGTCGACCGATCGCACGGCGATCGTCCAGATGGCCCTTCGCCAGAAGACGAGACTCGCCGCACTCCGCGTCTTCGGCGACGTGCTCATGGTGCAGACCCTGCTCTGGAGCGACGAGGTGCGCGACGCGAAGTTCAAGAGCCTCGACGAGGACGTGCGCATCTCGCCGAAGGAACTCGACCTGTCGAAGCAGCTCGTCGAGAGCCTCGTGGCCGACTTCGAGCCCGACAAGTACGTCGACGAGTACCAGGCCGAGTTGCGCACGCTCATCAAGGCGAAGCTCGAGCAGGGCGACGCGCTCGACACCGCGGCCACCTTCGGCGAGGAGCCCGAGGAGGCCGAGGGCGGTGAGGTCATCGACCTCATGGAGGCCCTCCGCCAGTCGATCGCCGCGAAGCGGGGTGGCGGATCCGGCGGCGGCGGGCGTGCGGCAGCCGGCGGCGGCGATGCGGATGACTCGCACGCGGACGACGCGGATGACTCGAGCGGGTCGGGCCGCTCGGGCGGTTCGGGCGGTGCGGGCGGTTCAGCGAAGAAGGCCGCCGGCGGGGGCGCGGGGAAGAAGGCGCCGGCGAAGAAGACCGCGGCCAAGAAGCCCGCCGCGAAGAAGACGGCGACGAAGAAGGCAGCCTCCTAAGACTCGCCCTCCGTCCCGCCAGGAGCGGTCGACAGCTCGCCGGCGTACTGGCCGAGGCCGCGACGGAGGGAGAGATAGAGTTCGCGCACGTCGGCGTGGTCGTCGCGCTCGTCGCGCCGCGCCCACTCGTCGAACGCCAGCCGGGCGATGGTGCCGAGGAC harbors:
- a CDS encoding SRPBCC family protein — protein: MSTTVTADIVVDVPVSVAYDQWTQFESFPHFMHGVEEVRQEGDTMTHWVVSIGGVRREFDAEITDQVADDHVAWRSIDEITHRGRVAFRPEGPERTRVDLELEWEPESLTEKAGAALQLDDLQVRRDLDRFKEFIEDRGGATGAWRGEVHGGVETRGDETGGTSRVTGAVPPTSDGALGQDPDLRA
- a CDS encoding Rho termination factor N-terminal domain-containing protein, whose protein sequence is MPGRRNASLKDPELYEELREDGASKEKAARISNAAANRGRSAVGRKGGKSGDYDDWTVPQLKKRAKELGLHGYSDKRKGELIDALRNH
- a CDS encoding Ku protein translates to MRAVWKGAVTFGLVNVPVKLYSATEDHDVSLHQVHAEDGGRIRYQRVCEIDGEVVPYQDIDKAYDDGERTVIITDEDLKALPAERSREIEVVEFVPTEQIDPIMFDKSYYLEPDSASSKAYVLLRKTLESTDRTAIVQMALRQKTRLAALRVFGDVLMVQTLLWSDEVRDAKFKSLDEDVRISPKELDLSKQLVESLVADFEPDKYVDEYQAELRTLIKAKLEQGDALDTAATFGEEPEEAEGGEVIDLMEALRQSIAAKRGGGSGGGGRAAAGGGDADDSHADDADDSSGSGRSGGSGGAGGSAKKAAGGGAGKKAPAKKTAAKKPAAKKTATKKAAS
- a CDS encoding ATP-dependent DNA ligase yields the protein MAQAEGERRLVEVDGRRLRLTNLDKVMYPETGTTKGEVIGYYAEIAPVMLPLVAGRPVTRKRWVHGVGTADAPGQVFFEKNLAEHAPEWMRRGVIQHSDGPKDYPIADSRAALVWFAQQAALEVHVPQWRFRPDGSPGNPDRLVFDLDPGEGMGLAECAEVARLVRDIVAGMGLETVPVTSGSKGLHLYAALDGSQTSAQVSEVAHELARALEADHPDLIVSSMKKALRTGRVLIDWSQNNAAKTTIAPYSLRGRLRPTVAAPRTWEELEDPGLRHLEYHEVLDRVAAGTDPAAALGGGAARGGGGGAAAIADGPLSTYLSMRDAAATPEPMPASPWGAPGEGHPRFVIDEHHARRLHFDLRLERDGVLKSWAVPKGVPEGTGTNHLAVQTEDHPLEYLTFEGTIPAGQYGVGSMTVWDTGTYEAEKWRDDEVIFTVSGRPGGPLGTVRLALIRTSGEGEKSQWLLHRMKEQHAGPAGGGRDASAPMSTRARAKRAVAGTAPDASAPTPVPRPMLATLGSVGRLGRGDWALEWKWDGIRVLARTDGDTVTLTSRSGRDETARYPELAGVSRALRADALVDGEIVALDEHGRPDFGRMQPRMNVTGRREIAELAASVPVRLLLFDVLEIAGTPTVDEPYEQRRRRLERLLRPGTDEPVEVPPAAEGTPEEALEESRRRGYEGIVAKRLGSPYRPGTRSDDWVKLKLTSTQEVVIGGYRRGDGRTTERLRSLLIGIPGEGGLEYAGRVGSGFSQAELSRLLETFAPLERDTSPFVEVPKADVPDAVWLEPVLVGEIEFGEWTKQGIARHPRWRGLRPDKTPEEVVREASA
- a CDS encoding DNA topoisomerase IB yields the protein MPRLRRVEPYASPGWRRIRRGSGFAYVHADGSTADRAERARIAELAVPPAWQDVWIADVPNAHILAVGQDAAGRRQYLYHPAWRERQDAAKFQRMTELVRALPGARRLVLRDLSLDELPRDRVLAAAFRTLDLGGIRVGSEEYLATARSRGLTTLLVRNAAVDPTTPAVRLRFRAKGGIAQDLLIPDAPLATFVEQTSERAASARLYAWRDGRRYRALTASDVNDDIRARTGGDFTAKDFRTLRGTLVAATRLAELGPESTARARAAAMREAVVAASQALGNTPTIAKASYIDPRVLRAYESGLVIVRGGDAERALLDLVEQGAQA
- a CDS encoding SDR family oxidoreductase — protein: MHDDHLVDPTTKHTTDRFPRQEQTPPGRTEDMHPLPDHGEQSYHGSGRLTGRRALITGGDSGIGRAVAIAFAREGADVAIAYLPEEQEDAEETGRWIEDAGRVPLLMPGDLQDEAFCQSLVERTESALGGLDLLVLNAAHQRNRGGIDEIPTDDFEKVMRVNLFAPVFLTRAAVPRLSAGSSIITTTSIQGFDPSSALVDYAMTKAALVAFTKALAEELGPRGIRVNAVAPGPIWTPLIPATGWPDKVPEFGQNTPLGRAGQPAELAGAYVYLASEEASYVSGAILPVTGGKPL